One segment of Palaemon carinicauda isolate YSFRI2023 unplaced genomic scaffold, ASM3689809v2 scaffold162, whole genome shotgun sequence DNA contains the following:
- the LOC137635710 gene encoding NADH dehydrogenase [ubiquinone] 1 alpha subcomplex assembly factor 2: MARRGLIREIFKHFTASFKPRQNGVYMGDDYFGNKYYEIPADPSRGKRNPKRFYVSPVDMRYDQDNMPAEWDAWLRYRRDTPPSEGELKGNLTIATMKKENAEKIEGSRPAGKQTHSDMSSFPIYEDFEVTPGEKPREKGD, encoded by the exons ATGGCCAGAAGAGGACTTATTAGAGAAATTTTCAAGCATTTTACAGCTTCATTTAAGCCACGGCAAAATGGAGTATATATGGGAGATGACTATTTCGGCAATAAATACTATGAAATACCTGCAG ATCCATCGAGAGGGAAGAGAAATCCTAAGAGATTTTACGTCTCGCCTGTCGACATGAGATACGATCAGGATAACATGCCAGCGGAATGGGACG CGTGGCTGAGGTACCGGCGAGATACTCCACCTTCCGAAGGAGAACTAAAGGGTAATCTGACCATAgcaacaatgaaaaaagaaaatgcgGAAAAGATCGAAGGTAGTCGGCCTGCGGGAAAG CAAACCCACAGCGACATGTCGTCTTTTCCGATCTACGAAGACTTTGAAGTGACCCCAGGAGAAAAGCCTAGAGAGAAAGGAGACTGA